From one Colletotrichum destructivum chromosome 3, complete sequence genomic stretch:
- a CDS encoding Putative P-loop containing nucleoside triphosphate hydrolase, dynamin: MPPNKMAGIKVGKAERSLNSLPMTPDTLLQQSVRAAAASPYDTAPSSAATMAYHTPLRAIKPEPDSAHIKQEMNYQEYQAAMGPKPPLHDAAGSAPDHAPDAAGNLEQDPREEESRLLEQWTATASPDDLERVVGAGMELLEDLKAPLSFTASLPETQASAWLQAINDLQARSQPSRTIVGVVGNTGAGKSSVINALLDEERLLPTNCLRACTASPTEISYNHSQDPEELYRSEIHFISLEDWQKELKTLFTDLIDDNGNISRDCTNEDSEAGIAYAKIRSVYPSKTKEMISKSTPERLANEAAVARALGTVKKLKATTAQDLYASMQRYVDSKEKNPHTKKDVSMEFWPLIKVVRIFTKATALSTGTVIVDLPGVQDSNAARAAVAQNYMKTCSGLWIVAPINRAVDDKTAKSLLGDSFRRQLKYDGIYSAVTFICSKTDDISVTEAAESLDIESDISESWAKIESLRSKIRGLKEALSNAKDEKSDLVDSLEQIDSDWDKWDDLAVQHAAGEVVYAPSDSSKKSKKRKRGASTFKSRKNHHRSSDSDDSSDDSDANSDSDKENNPDMENRQPLTEDKIQEKQAELKMLKKEVRQSRKEVDAKISDIRQEMKKVQSEEERLLGMVKSVCIQGRNRYSKGAIQRDFALGIKELDQEAAIEEDENQFNPDEDMRDYDEVARNLPVFCVSSRAYQNMRGRLQKDDFNNGGFRNVEETEIPQLQQHAKKLTESGRAATCRRFLNEMCQLLNSMKMWAANDGSQSVLSGREQRKEETMLRARLSTLEKVRLVNHPARPGINPTLNQAFAEAVDECVTAIKDALSESIYDFFDEIIPTASNAAVPTSSGWGAHRNEGGMYWATYKATCRRGGVFTNASGRHDMNADLLEPISRRLAGGWERAFQRRLPQALESFAMKARLLLENFHRNAIAPSQERGNNYTGINMLSNQLRTHTIRLKEIPPMLQTIAQELQRDANRGFHPVIQEEMQPAYAVCVAECGRFCLYNSSTCCFTRQPLTSEHAGPGSYVRMKSHMANHVENSRHSMFRHSTDSVKEQLQTLSSRIEDVMAAQVQDIYNLLARDYLAVIAGIDSVVKPYGVPRAERLLRAEMYLLLEKTDKWFTRPDSTYGSDAAVASDEDSDPFADEAGAGVNDVAAAPLGDGGLMAIKREPVH, encoded by the exons ATGCCGCCGAACAAGATGGCGGGCATCAAGGTCGGAAAGGCCGAGCGCAGCTTGAATAGCCTGCCCATGACACCCGATACTCTGTTGCAGCAGTCCGtccgagctgctgctgcttctccctACGACACAGCTCCGTCGTCTGCTGCCACCATGGCATACCATACGCCACTCCGTGCAATCAAGCCCGAGCCGGATAGTGCCCATATCAAGCAGGAGATGAACTACCAAGAGTATCAAGCCGCCATGGGTCCCAAACCTCCGCTTCACGATGCTGCTGGCTCGGCCCCGGACCACGCGCCCGACGCTGCCGGCAATCTCGAGCAGGACCCTCGAGAGGAAGAGTCCCGTCTGCTCGAGCAGTGGACTGCAACGGCATCGCCTGACGACCTTGAGAGGGTTGTTGGAGCCGGCAtggagctcctcgaggacctcaagGCCCCTCTTAGCTTCACAGCCTCCCTTCCCGAGACCCAGGCCTCGGCGTGGCTGCAGGCTATCAACGACCTTCAGGCCCGCTCTCAACCATCCCGCACCATTGTGGGCGTCGTCGGAAACACGGGCGCCGGCAAAAGCTCCGTCATCAACGCcttgctcgacgaggagaggctTCTTCCGACCAACTGTCTGCGTGCCTGTACCGCTTCTCCCACTGAGATTTCCTACAACCACTCCCAAGATCCCGAGGAGCTGTACCGCTCCGAGATCCACTTCATCTCCCTCGAGGACTGGCAGAAGGAGCTCAAGACTCTCTTCACCGATCTCATCGACGACAATGGCAACATTTCGCGCGACTGCACCAACGAAGACAGCGAAGCAGGGATCGCATACGCCAAGATTCGGTCCGTCTACCCGTCCAAGACGAAGGAGATGATTTCCAAGAGCACCCCTGAGCGTTTGGCCAACGAGGCCGCTGTTGCCCGCGCCCTCGGAACcgtcaagaagctcaaggcgACCACGGCCCAAGACCTGTATGCCAGCATGCAGCGCTACGTCGACAGCAAGGAGAAGAACCCGCACACCAAAAAGGATGTCTCCATGGAGTTCTGGCCCCTCATCAAGGTGGTCCGCATCTTCACCAAAGCAACCGCTCTGTCGACTggcaccgtcatcgtcgatCTGCCGGGTGTGCAGGATTCCAACGCTGCGCGAGCCGCCGTTGCCCAGAACTACATGAAGACATGCTCCGGTCTTTGGATTGTCGCTCCCATCAACCGTGCAGTCGATGACAAGACCGCCAAGTCCCTTCTTGGCGACTCGTTCAGGCGCCAGCTCAAGTACGACGGCATCTACTCCGCCGTCACCTTCATCTGCTCCAAGACTGACGATATCTCTGTGACCGAGGCTGCTGAGAGTCTCGACATCGAATCCGACATATCCGAGTCCTGGGCCAAGATTGAGAGCTTGCGCAGCAAGATTCGAGGTCTGAAAGAGGCGCTCAGTAATGCCAAGGATGAGAAGTcggacctcgtcgactcTTTGGAGCAAATCGATAGCGACTGGGACAAGTGGGACGACCTCGCAGTCCAGCATGCGGCAGGCGAGGTCGTCTATGCTCCTTCGGATTCGTcaaagaagagcaagaagcgcaagcgcGGAGCCTCTACATTCAAGAGCCGGAAGAACCACCATAGGTCATCTGATTCTGACGATAGTTCGGACGATTCAGATGCCAATTCGGACAGTGATAAGGAAAACAACCCCGACATGGAGAATCGACAGCCGTTGACCGAGGATAAGATCCAGGAGAAACAGGCAGAGCTCAAGATGCTGAAAAAGGAGGTTCGCCAGAGCCGCAAGGAAGTGGACGCCAAGATTTCCGACATTCGAcaggagatgaagaaggtTCAATCTGAAGAGGAGCGGCTGCTTGGCATGGTTAAGTCTGTCTGCATCCAGGGCCGAAATAGATACTCGAAGGGTGCAATCCAGCGAGACTTTGCTCTCGGCATCAAGGA GCTGGACCAAGAAgccgccatcgaggaagATGAAAACCAGTTCAACCCCGACGAAGACATGCGAGACTACGACGAGGTTGCCCGAAACCTGCCAGTGTTCTGTGTCAGCAGTCGTGCGTATCAAAACATGCGAGGCAGGCTTCAAAAAGACGACTTCAACAACGGCGGCTTCCGCAACGTTGAAGAGACGGAGATTCCCCAACTTCAGCAGCACGCGAAGAAGCTCACCGAGAGCGGCCGTGCTGCCACCTGCCGTCGTTTCCTCAACGAAATGTGCCAGCTTCTGAACTCCATGAAGATGTGGGCTGCCAACGATGGATCTCAGTCTGTTCTCAGCGGCCGAGAAcagaggaaggaggagacGATGCTAAGAGCCCGGCTGTCTACGCTTGAAAAGGTACGTTTAGTGAACCACCCCGCTCGACCGGGCATTAACCCAACTCTCAACCAGgccttcgccgaggcggtcgatgAATGTGTCACCGCCATCAAGGATGCGCTGTCGGAGAGCATCTACGACTTTTTCGATGAGATAATACCGACTGCGTCCAACGCCGCGGTCCCCACATCGTCGGGCTGGGGAGCGCATCGTAACGAAGGCGGCATGTACTGGGCCACCTACAAGGCAACCTGTCGCCGGGGTGGCGTGTTCACCAACGCCTCTGGTCGCCACGATATGAACGCGGATCTTCTCGAGCCCATCTCCCGGAGACTCGCTGGTGGATGGGAGCGGGCGTTCCAGCGTCGCCTCCCACAAGCTCTCGAGTCTTTCGCCATGAAGGCtcgcctgctgctggagaACTTCCACCGCAACGCCATTGCCCCATCGCAGGAGCGAGGAAACAACTACACGGGCATCAACATGCTGAGCAACCAGCTGCGAACACACACGATTCGTCTAAAGGAGATCCCGCCGATGCTCCAGACGATTGCCCAAGAGTTGCAGCGCGATGCCAACCGCGGATTCCACCCGGTCATCCAGGAGGAGATGCAACCGGCCTATGCCGTTTGCGTTGCGGAGTGCGGTAGGTTCTGCCTCTATAATTCATCCACTTGTTGCTTTACTCGGCAGCCACTAACGTCAGAACACGCAGGTCCTGGCTCCTATGTGCGCATGAAGAGCCACATGGCCAACCACGTGGAGAACTCTCGCCACAGCATGTTCCGTCACTCCACTGACAGCGTCAAGGAGCAACTCCAGACCTTGTCCAGCCGGATCGAAGACGTGATGGCTGCGCAGGTGCAGGACATCTACAATCTGCTTGCTCGGGACTACTTGGCCGTCATTGCGGGCATTGATAGCGTTGTCAAACCCTACGGTGTTCCTCGCGCCGAGCGTTTGCTCCGGGCCGAGATGTATCTCCTGTTGGAGAAGACCGACAAGTGGTTCACTCGGCCCGACTCGACGTATGGCTCTGACGCTGCAGTTGCCTCTGACGAGGACAGTGATCCTTTTGCTGACGAGGCTGGAGCTGGTGTAAATGATGTGGCGGCCGCTCCGTTGGGCGATGGCGGACTTATGGCCATCAAGAGAGAGCCGGTTCACTAG
- a CDS encoding Putative UDP-glucuronosyl/UDP-glucosyltransferase, producing MTVKPNAKAKPHVLYAVPPREGHMRPALQIGKHLKDHGFDVTILGTKKWRATIQAAGAHFSPIIGLWGTLDDPARWPGIAGAPDAPSRLSASLDGGFISLLPSGLESLRFALAAVRRRQPGCPVIVLSDTCFSGTLALKLEADLPEGYREGEKIRTIGIGVVPTFWTSPERPPWGSGLPFDDSDGGRERNTTALRTSWNSAAEERARWVLSMMGCAKEVESLYEDLSPHSITAAKQHPFWDASTVCHDTVLQMCLPGLEFPSSDWPQKIKFVGTLPIKPLPPNLAYPSWFDDILANSTALRPPVQGRKKVVFVAQGTEVLDHRELIIPTMKALAGREDVLVVACLCVAGAVMDTSDFDDGTLPANARVVDYFPYDAILAHADVFVSNSGYGGFQHAVSNGVPVVQAGDVFDKPDIGRRIEWCGLGVYLTESPPPVSVVRRAVEEVLSDERYKRRAEELRREAGRMNPLQRIEEEIMSMCS from the coding sequence ATGACGGTCAAACCCAACGCCAAGGCGAAACCCCACGTACTCTATGCCGTGCCTCCACGAGAGGGCCATATGCGGCCGGCCCTCCAGATCGGCAAGCATCTCAAAGACCACGGCTTCGACGTTACGATCCTGGGGACCAAGAAGTGGCGGGCGACAATCCAAGCAGCCGGCGCGCATTTCAGCCCGATCATCGGGCTTTGGGGCACGCTCGATGACCCGGCCCGCTGGCCAGGCATCGCAGGCGCCCCGGACGCGCCGTCGCGTCTTTCCGCGtcgctcgacggcggcttcATTTCGCTGTTGCCGAGCGGCCTGGAGTCCTTGAGGTTCGCTCTCGCGGCCGTTCGCAGGCGACAGCCGGGGTGCCCGGTCATCGTCCTCTCCGACACGTGCTTCTCGGGGACCTTGGCCCTGAAACTGGAGGCCGATCTACCGGAGGGATACcgcgagggagagaagaTCAGGACCATCGGAATCGGGGTCGTGCCGACCTTCTGGACCAGTCCTGAAAGGCCGCCCTGGGGATCAGGATTGCCCTTTGACGACAGCGAcgggggaagggagagaaacaCTACAGCTCTTCGGACGTCTTGGAATAgtgccgccgaggagcggGCGAGGTGGGTTCTGAGCATGATGGGTTGTGCCAAAGAGGTTGAATCACTGTACGAGGATCTCTCGCCTCATTCTATTACCGCCGCCAAACAACACCCGTTCTGGGACGCGTCGACCGTCTGCCACGATACGGTACTCCAAATGTGCCTCCCCGGCCTTGAATTTCCCTCGTCGGACTGGCCGCAGAAAATCAAGTTCGTCGGCACGCTGCCGATCAAGCCGTTGCCGCCCAACCTCGCATACCCCAGCTGGttcgacgacatcctcgcAAACAGCACGGCCCTCCGCCCACCGGTCCAGGGCCGGAAGAAGGTTGTGTTCGTAGCGCAAGGCACGGAGGTCCTGGACCACCGCGAGCTCATCATcccgacgatgaaggcgctgGCGGGCCGAGAGGacgtgctcgtcgtcgcctgccTGTgcgtggccggcgccgtcatggACACGAGCGacttcgacgacggcacgcTGCCCGCCAACGCGCGGGTGGTCGACTACTTCCCCTACGACGCGATCCTCGCTCACGCCGACGTGTTCGTGTCTAACAGCGGCTACGGGGGCTTCCAGCACGCCGTCTCGAACGGCGTCCCGGTGGtgcaggccggcgacgtgtTCGACAAGCCGGACATCGGGCGGAGGATCGAGTGGTGCGGCCTGGGCGTCTACCTGACAGAGTCTCCGCCGCCCGTGAGCGTCGTCCGCCGCGCGGTCGAAGAGGTGCTCAGTGATGAGAGGTATAAGAGACGTGCGGAAGAGCTGAGGAGAGAGGCGGGACGGATGAATCCTCTACAAAGaatcga